The Doryrhamphus excisus isolate RoL2022-K1 chromosome 1, RoL_Dexc_1.0, whole genome shotgun sequence genome includes a window with the following:
- the ten1 gene encoding CST complex subunit TEN1, translating into MLPSAAVYYFPWEIESATLPEGLSVRTFGRLTSYKQDISRATLTTQHASKEHNVVINTLLVEPFRAIIGAHYVVLGETESADAVNMVVRARVLNCVDGVNIPLLMKAITEQRRFFKERESHQNDAVHPAT; encoded by the exons ATGCTTCCTTCTGCTGCGGTCTATTATTTTCCATGGGAAATAGAGTCTGCAACATTACCGGAAGGATTGTCAGTACGAACATTTGGCAG ACTGACCAGCTATAAGCAAGATATTTCCAGGGCTACACTAACCACTCAGCATGCTTCCAAGGAACACAATGTAGTCATCAATACCTTGCTTGTGGAACCATTTCGTGCCATAATTGGAGCACATTATGTAGTTCTGGGTGAGACAGAATCAGCTGATG CGGTGAACATGGTGGTCCGAGCTCGTGTGCTCAACTGTGTGGATGGTGTCAACATCCCCCTTCTCATGAAAGCCATCACTGAACAGAGGAGATTCTTCAAGGAAAGGGAGAGCCATCAGAACGACGCGGTGCATCCTGCAACTTGA
- the evpla gene encoding envoplakin a → MFRKKESSIKVNSPQPSNLALLIAQMQKNADLVEKDILRSEDLLAVDAENDKKDLPTQHQTEISDKLGEAEALLEDLFLAVDKAKKLKHPQAREIESDVLHLHERWLKDCTFYRDIYEQIDDVSLMPRIDWGPVFNDKQKAVSSDVFGPTMADLEKQIASHRLVHQEVEAYNSQLCVSSAGSKENYTVLKKQYNKLLENSKWRGHYLNSLYEYMQGCNKELTFLGEEQDKIRKQDWSDRMADPPDVRRQYENFKNNSLLSHESEVNKLQDEGDRLIELKHPASATIQAQRDAVRNEWQKFLHLCICQETHLDNLEQYKRYQLDTEQLSETLSKLNNSLDPKIVNKKSNSELMLQLEAEEKAVQDSEQLLADLRKRSTTITPLKQRRSPPNRSVTVESLCDWDSEGGSLSRGDKCTLKSYSDNENWEVITSKGVSNTFPAVCFMVPSPDPEAINKVDLLGGELDDIKRRRAMLATSLKNHKSEMAKSQQSAPVSTPMDPRLATLGQQLDKLNDDLSNAEKGMLSRIRAPLSRSNPTGDLSNRLKEQEQAANALKALEQQTLAAQADLQPLLSKDPNASSALPLKLNSANNKHDGIAALADLYTKKANASLNLEDQMRKVDGLISGFERKLSEDGPILDVPNSIQAANDNINQQRKSVAAAQPDMRKLSQDLEITEQLCSSLQQGYQEFCPDIQRQRTEVKHLQNRYANIDNQLKERENILQEAASKNQEFQSSAKSLNFFLNNLPKNKINYSDDLSQVSMMQNSQERVMDDLKRKGNDMDRVTDLSHDLQNLLGEYDANTEKFNSTLEDAGATITKRPYTLTLTEAIKKEERDLVNRYAEASAENAQRQKQMGLARNLIVQNEEKVHLLAQHQVQLESQQRNTSELNSLTRELGEERERTLHVETNLKTFRDRLLSLRNRRGVERVEEKEVLQYYRDPKLESDLTDFQKRLHEEVIRRTNIHSEVEIYNKKLTLLEDNIKNNPPKLLTREVTEFEKDPLLDVEASKLRDEIARIRDDIRLRDSEHIQIKTEFEFLQQKKPIIKERVVKKEVVKVEKDPEMLRAVRVFETEISDESNKMKFINDNIFQLRSQINALERLIPNIQPTVVTKEVKRVEQDPELITESKRIRTSVENEMIENNALSKELLDLHSRYREVNNLKPKVEVKEIVNEIYRIDPNTEVEILRLRKDIQEANTQRSVLDRDITKITSELNILRSQKPKVEMREVLQEVVKEERSPENEREIQRLNDQINFIHNNYNYLLEQVRTLKKERDGWKVEKSKVETKILTRDVIKYEPDPLLEKEADRLRRDLRDEAQRRRSIEEMVFDLKNKYILLERQKPEEKVVVQEIVRLQKDPRQVLEHERLSRSLDEEVTTRRHIELELQQLRTKVEEKERILRESDEQQKRIMAESELKEIRFRIYQLEHAPPAVQENIIVEEVLKVERDPKLERLTNGLRVDMDKETSDILRLQREIRSITLKLEVLQKEKSGEKKVYKEVVRVEKDQAVEAARDHLREQVSKQKFARQDVEDQIKRLSTKTNHLISTKSTTSREETTLAMNRDALLREKDNLTRELRTLEAKKHDINLSFEQQSRLMSERTQMSRQKSMKMGSDIQLLEREILSEKDKIHIRDATIRDLLLSLQKEEHTETRTKETNVSTKITILDPDTGKDMSPYDAYLQRLIDRQQYIHLQELECDWEEITSTGPDGETSVLQDRKSGKQFSIKDALREGRLTQNDLENYKDGKLHISEFALLVAGDSRHKPQFNSSTTRTSTSVKSATFDSTLTQMYPIAGIMDTHTDTCFTVRSAAMRKLIDPTTAQRLLEAQAATGGIIDITTRDRHSVHKAATRGLIDDSQLQRLLNAQKAYTGVEDPVTKERLSVGEAIQKGWMPKESATWYMEAQHLTGGLVDPNSAKRISILDAISSKMINSTMMREIQAETSYSKDITDPLSKQKINYKQALDRCKRDPVSGLLMLPASSKESGYTPAYNRFARF, encoded by the exons ATGTTTAGGAAAAAAGAATCGTCGATCAAGGTCAACAG TCCCCAGCCTAGCAACCTGGCACTGTTGATCGCCCAGATGCAAAAGAATGCAGACCTGGTGGAGAAAGACATCCTCCGGTCTGAGGACCTCTTGGCTGTG GAtgctgaaaatgacaaaaaagaccTCCCCACCCAGCACCAAACGGAGATCTCCGACAAGCTGGGTGAAGCCGAGGCCCTGCTGGAGGACCTTTTCCTGGCTGTGGACAAAGCCAAGAAGCTCAAACACCCGCAGGCCAGAGAGATCGAGAGCGA tgtCCTCCACCTCCATGAACGCTGGTTGAAGGACTGTACTTTTTATCGGGACATCTATGAGCAGATTGATGATGTGTCACTGATGCCCAGAATTGACTGGGGGCCTGTTTTCAATGACAAGCAG AAAGCGGTGAGTAGTGACGTGTTTGGCCCCACCATGGCCGACCTGGAGAAGCAGATTGCCTCTCACAGACTCGTGCACCAGGAAGTGGAAGCCTACAACTCACAGCTGTGTGTCAGTTCTGCAGGTAGTAAG GAGAACTACACGGTCCTCAAGAAGCAGTACAACAAGCTTCTG GAAAACTCCAAATGGCGCGGCCACTACTTGAACAGCCTGTATGAGTACATGCAGGGTTGCAACAAGGAGCTGACATTCTTGGGAGAGGAGCAGGACAAGATTAGGAAGCAGGACTGGAGTGACCGGATGGCAGATCCTCCGGATGTTCGCAGGCAGTACGAG AACTTCAAGAACAACAGTCTGCTGTCACATGAGAGCGAGGTGAACAAACTGCAAGATGAAGGGGACAGACTCATTGAGCTGAAGCACCCTGCCAGTGCCACCATACAG GCACAGAGAGACGCTGTGCGCAACGAGTGGCAGAAATTCCTCCACCTCTGCATATGTCAAGAGACGcacctggacaatttggagcaatACAAAAGG TATCAACTGGACACAGAGCAGCTGTCGGAGACACTGAGCAAACTCAACAATAGCTTGGACCCGAAGATCGTCAACAAGAAGAGCAACTCTGAGTTGATGCTGCAGCTTGAG GCGGAGGAGAAAGCCGTGCAAGACAGTGAGCAGCTCCTGGCTGACCTAAGGAAGCGCAGCACCACAATCACTCCTCTGAAGCAGCGCCGTAGCCCACCCAACAGATCGGTTACGGTGGAGTCGCTCTGTGACTGGGACTCTGAAGGG GGTTCCCTGTCAAGAGGAGACAAGTGCACATTGAAATCGTACTCTGACAATGAGAACTGGGAAGTTATAACCAGTAAAGGGGTCAGTAACACCTTCCCAGCAGTTTGCTTCATGGTGCCATCGCCTGATCCAGAGGCCATTAACAAAGTGGACCT TTTGGGTGGTGAACTGGATGATATCAAGAGGAGGAGAGCCATGTTGGCCACATCCCTCAAGAATCACAAGTCAGAGATGGCCAAGTCCCAGCAATCAG CCCCAGTGTCCACCCCGATGGATCCCAGACTGGCAACGCTGGGTCAGCAGCTCGACAAGCTGAACGATGACCTGTCCAATGCTGAGAAAGGCATGCTGAGCCGCATACGAGCCCCGCTGAGCCGCTCCAACCCCACCGGAGATCTGTCCAACAGGCTGAAAGAACAAGAA CAAGCTGCCAATGCACTGAAAGCCTTGGAGCAGCAGACGCTTGCAGCTCAGGCTGACCTGCAGCCTCTCCTGTCCAAAGACCCCAACGCCTCCTCTGCACTCCCACTCAAACTGAACAGTGCCAACAACAAACATGATGGCATTGCTGCACTCGCTGACCTCTACACAAAGAA GGCGAATGCATCACTCAACTTGGAGGATCAAATGAGGAAGGTCGATGGTCTCATTTCTGGCTTTGAGAGGAAGCTCAGTGAAGACGGTCCAATACTTGATGTGCCAAACTCAATACAAGCTGCCAACGATAACATCAAT caACAGCGAAAGTCTGTGGCAGCGGCTCAGCCCGACATGCGGAAGCTGAGTCAGGATCTGGAGATCACCGAGCAGCTATGCAGCTCTCTGCAGCAGGGCTACCAGGAGTTTTGTCCCGACATCCAGCGTCAGAGAACTGAGGTCAAACACCTGCAGAACCGCTATGCGAATATTGACAACCAGCTGAAAGAGAG AGAGAACATCTTGCAAGAAGCTGCCTCCAAAAACCAAGAATTCCAAAGCTCAGCCAAGTCTCTGAATTTCTTTCTGAACAATCTGCCGAAAAACAAGATAAACTACAGCGATGACCTGTCTCAGGTGTCCATGATGCAGAACTCTCAGGAG AGGGTGATGGATGACCTGAAGCGCAAAGGAAACGACATGGACAGAGTGACTGACTTGTCTCACGACCTCCAGAATCTCCTAGGC GAATACGATGCCAACACCGAGAAATTCAACAGTACGCTTGAAGACGCCGGTGCCACCATCACCAAGAGACCTTATACACTCACCCTTACCGAGGCCATTAAGAAAGAG GAAAGGGATCTGGTCAACCGTTACGCTGAGGCATCCGCTGAAAATGCACAACGGCAAAAACAAATGGGGTTGGCCCGGAATCTCATTGTCCAA AACGAGGAGAAAGTCCACTTGCTGGCACAACATCAAGTACAGCTGGAAAGCCAGCAAAGGAATACTTCCGAGCTAAACAGTCTGACAAGAGAGCTCGGAGAAGAGAGGGAGAGGACACTTCATGTCGAGACCAATCTAAAAACCTTCAGAGATAGGTTGCTGTCATTGAGGAATCGCAGAGGGGTAGAACGTGTAGAGGAAAAGGAAGTGCTCCAGTACTACCGTGACCCAAAACTGGAGAGCGATTTAACAGATTTCCAGAAGAGACTGCACGAAGAAGTCATTAGGAGGACCAACATCCACAGCGAAGTGGAGATTTATAACAAGAAACTCACCCTCCTGGAGGACAACATCAAGAATAATCCACCTAAACTACTCACGAGGGAGGTGACTGAGTTTGAGAAAGATCCTCTTCTGGATGTAGAGGCTTCAAAGCTGAGAGATGAGATAGCGAGAATCAGAGACGATATCCGGCTGCGAGACTCCGAGCACATTCAGATCAAGACAGAATTCGAGTTTCTCCAGCAGAAGAAACCAATCATTAAAGAGAGGGTAGTGAAGAAGGAAGTGGTAAAAGTAGAGAAAGACCCTGAGATGTTGAGAGCGGTGCGAGTGTTTGAGACCGAAATTTCTGATGAGAGTAACAAAATGAAGTTCATAAATGATAACATTTTCCAACTGAGAAGTCAGATTAATGCACTGGAAAGACTGATTCCCAACATCCAGCCTACAGTCGTCACAAAGGAAGTTAAAAGGGTGGAGCAAGACCCCGAACTCATCACAGAATCCAAGAGGATTCGAACATCTGTGGAGAATGAGATGATAGAAAACAACGCCTTGTCCAAAGAGCTTCTGGACCTCCACAGTCGCTACAGAGAAGTTAACAATCTGAAACCCAAAGTGGAGGTGAAGGAAATCGTTAATGAGATTTACAGGATAGATCCAAATACAGAGGTAGAAATATTACGCCTCAGGAAAGACATACAGGAGGCCAACACGCAGCGATCTGTCTTGGATAGGGACATCACAAAGATCACATCGGAGCTTAACATCCTTCGATCGCAGAAGCCCAAAGTGGAGATGAGAGAGGTCCTTCAAGAAGTGGTGAAGGAAGAGAGAAGTCCTGAAAATGAACGAGAGATTCAGAGGTTAAATGATCAGATTAACTTTATTCACAACAATTACAACTATCTCTTAGAACAGGTGAGAACACTcaagaaagagagagacggATGGAAGGTTGAAAAGTCTAAGGTGGAGACCAAAATCCTCACCAGAGACGTCATCAAGTATGAACCTGACCCTCTCTTGGAGAAGGAGGCTGACCGCCTGAGAAGAGATTTGCGTGACGAGGCGCAGAGGCGCCGCTCCATCGAAGAGATGGTGTTTGACCTGAAGAACAAATACATCTTGTTGGAGAGACAGAAACCTGAGGAGAAAGTGGTTGTACAAGAGATAGTACGTTTACAGAAGGACCCACGACAAGTGCTTGAACACGAGAGGCTCAGTAGGAGCCTGGATGAGGAAGTGACGACTCGCCGTCATATTGAATTGGAGTTGCAGCAACTGAGAACAAAGGTGGAAGAGAAGGAGAGGATCCTCAGAGAGAGCGATGAGCAACAGAAGAGGATTATGGCAGAGTCAGAACTCAAAGAGATCAGATTCCGTATCTACCAGTTGGAGCACGCCCCACCTGCTGTCCAGGAGAATATCATTGTTGAGGAGGTACTGAAGGTGGAGAGAGACCCAAAACTGGAAAGGCTGACCAACGGTCTGCGTGTTGACATGGACAAAGAAACCAGCGACATCTTGCGTCTCCAGAGAGAAATCCGTAGCATCACCTTGAAGCTTGAAGTCCTCCAGAAAGAGAAGTCTGGTGAGAAGAAGGTGTACAAGGAGGTTGTCCGTGTGGAGAAAGATCAAGCAGTGGAAGCGGCCAGGGATCATCTGAGAGAACAAGTGTCTAAGCAAAAATTTGCAAGGCAGGACGTTGAGGATCAAATCAAACGTCTCAGTACTAAAACAAACCATCTGATAAGTACTAAGTCTACCACCTCAAGAGAAGAGACTACCCTAGCCATGAACAGAGATGCCCTACTGAGAGAGAAGGACAACCTGACCCGAGAGCTCAGGACCTTGGAGGCCAAGAAGCACGATATCAACTTGTCCTTCGAGCAGCAGAGCAGGTTGATGAGTGAGAGGACGCAGATGAGCCGGCAAAAGAGCATGAAGATGGGTTCCGACATCCAGCTGCTCGAGAGGGAAATCTTGAGTGAAAAGGACAAGATCCACATACGGGACGCCACCATCAGAGACCTCCTGTTGAGCCTACAGAAAGAGGAACATACAGAAACCAGGACTAAAGAGACCAATGTCTCCACCAAAATCACCATTTTGGATCCAGATACTGGCAAGGACATGTCCCCCTATGACGCCTACCTGCAGCGCCTGATCGACCGGCAGCAGTATATTCACCTGCAGGAGCTTGAATGCGACTGGGAGGAGATCACCTCCACGGGACCTGATGGCGAGACATCTGTGTTGCAGGATCGCAAGAGCGGCAAGCAGTTCTCAATTAAAGATGCCCTGAGGGAAGGTCGACTCACGCAGAATGATTTGGAGAACTACAAAGACGGCAAACTCCACATCTCGGAGTTTGCCTTGCTGGTTGCTGGGGATAGTAGACATAAGCCTCAGTTCAACTCTTCCACCACGCGGACCAGCACATCAGTCAAGTCGGCTACCTTTGACTCCACCCTTACACAAATGTATCCCATCGCTGGGATCATGGATACACACACTGACACCTGCTTCACCGTACGCAGTGCGGCCATGCGCAAACTTATCGATCCCACTACCGCTCAAAGGCTTTTGGAGGCTCAGGCAGCGACTGGCGGCATCATCGATATCACCACCAGGGACAGACACTCTGTTCACAAGGCGGCCACCAGAGGCCTCATTGATGACAGCCAGCTGCAAAGGCTCCTCAATGCTCAAAAGGCCTATACTGGCGTTGAAGACCCCGTGACCAAAGAGCGTCTGTCTGTGGGTGAAGCCATTCAGAAAGGCTGGATGCCAAAGGAAAGCGCCACTTGGTACATGGAAGCGCAGCACCTGACGGGAGGGCTGGTTGACCCCAACAGTGCCAAAAGAATAAGCATCTTGGACGCCATCTCATCCAAAATGATCAACAGCACCATGATGAGAGAGATTCAAGCTGAAACAAGTTACAGTAAGGATATCACAGACCCCCTCTCCAAGCAGAAGATCAACTACAAACAAGCTCTGGATCGCTGTAAGAGAGATCCTGTCTCTGGCCTGCTAATGCTGCCGGCCTCCTCCAAAGAGTCTGGTTACACTCCAGCGTACAACAGATTTGCTAGATTCTAA
- the srp68 gene encoding signal recognition particle subunit SRP68 isoform X1 yields the protein MATDKQNEAKLSSLDENKENSPDGGIGLEILQIIKESQQLHGLRHGDYQRYRGYCSRRLRRLRKTLGFKMGNRHKFVGKKINVEMLSDSRYLLLVLMEAERAWSYAMQLKQEANTEPRKRFHLLARLRKAAKHSEKLEKLCESPNVDAKTKLEAQAYTAYLSGMVEFELQEWKRAMEAFNKCKTIYEKLASAFTEDLAALYRQRVDEISPNIRYCAYNIGDQNAINDLMQMRLTGGGGGMMAEKLESLITQARTKQAATMSEVEWRGRSVPVKIDKARIFLLGLADNEAAIAQAANEETKEHLYETLLAECRDTIQAVREELKTEAKQRERSTDGDNSKVSNMQFLHSYLTYIKLCTLVKRNESMAHTLQAKLKEPEADENKRGPRPQDLIRLYDIILQSLAELSSLQGLEDDHTFQKEVSLKTLAYKAYRCFYIAQSYVLVKKWSEALVLYERVLKYAKEVQSKAKSMNNSFKQDLPDVQELIAEVNAEKYSLQAAAILDTDDTVEVPAPQQVKDNTPLCDRLETFRLDPSLVGKQPNLVHFPPDFQPIPCKPLFFDLALNHVTFPPLDDKVEQKVKGGLTGYIKGIFGFGS from the exons ATGGCTACAGACAAGCAAAACGAAGCGAAACTTTCATCTTTggatgaaaataaagaaaattcgCCGGATGGAGGAATTGGACTCGAAA TCTTGCAAATCATTAAGGAGTCCCAGCAGCTGCATGGTCTCAGACATGGAGACTACCAAAGATACAG GGGCTACTGCTCTCGCAGACTGCGCCGTCTACGGAAGACCCTTGGGTTCAAGATGGGAAACCGACACAAGTTTgtcgggaaaaaaataaatgttgaaatgcTCTCTGATAGCAG GTATTTACTGCTGGTTTTGATGGAGGCAGAGCGCGCGTGGAGCTACGCCATGCAGTTGAAGCAGGAGGCAAACACGGAGCCGCGCAAGCGCTTCCACCTGCTGGCTCGTCTCCGCAAAGCCGCTAAGCACAGCGAGAAGCTGGAGAAGCTCTGTGAGAGCCCCAATGTTGATGCCAAGACTAAACTGGAAGCACAG GCCTACACAGCGTACCTGTCTGGCATGGTAGAATTTGAACTGCAGGAGTGGAAGCGTGCCATGGAGGCTTTCAACAAGTGCAA gaccaTCTATGAGAAGCTGGCCAGTGCATTCACTGAGGATCTCGCGGCGTTGTATCGCCAGCGTGTCGATGAAATATCACCTAACATCCGCTACTGCGCTTACAACATAG GTGACCAGAATGCCATCAATGACCTGATGCAGATGAGACTgactggaggaggtggtggcaTGATGGCTGAAAAACTCGAG TCCCTGATCACTCAAGCAAGAACCAAGCAGGCGGCCACCATGAGCGAGGTGGAGTGGAGAGGACGCAGTGTGCCTGTCAAGATTGACAAGGCCCGCATCTTCCTTTTGGGTCTGGCTGACAACGAGGCAGCCATTGCTCAG GCAGCCAATGAGGAGACCAAAGAGCATCTGTATGAGACGCTGCTGGCTGAGTGCAGGGACACCATCCAAGCTGTGCGAGAGGAGCTCAAGACTGAGGCG AAGCAGCGGGAGAGGAGCACTGATGGCGACAATAGCAAAGTGTCCAATATGCAATTCCTGCACAG CTACCTGACCTACATCAAGCTCTGCACGCTGGTGAAGAGAAATGAGAGCATGGCGCACACCCTGCAGGCCAAGCTGAAGGAACCCGAGGCGGATGAGAACAAGAGGGGCCCCCGCCCACAAGACCTCATCCGCCTTTATGACATCATCTTGCAG AGTCTGGCTGAACTCTCCTCCCTGCAAGGTCTGGAGGATGATCACACCTTCCAGAAGGAGGTGTCCCTCAAGACTCTGGCctacaaagcctatag ATGTTTCTATATAGCCCAGTCTTATGTTCTGGTAAAGAAGTGGAGTGAGGCTTTGGTTCTGTATGAGAGGGTGCTGAAGTACGCCAAGGAGGTTCAGTCAAAGGCCAAGAGCATGAACAACAGCTTCAAG caggaTCTCCCTGATGTTCAAGAGCTCATCGCTGAAGTCAATGCAGAGAAATACTCTCTCCAAGCAGCTGCTATTTTAG ACACTGATGACACGGTTGAAGTTCCTGCTCCACAGCAAGTCAAAGACAATACG CCTCTCTGCGACCGTTTGGAGACATTCCGCCTGGATCCCTCCCTTGTTGGAAAACAGCCCAACCTGGTCCATTTCCCGCCCGACTTCCAGCCGATTCCCTGCAAACCTTTGTTCTTTGATCTAGCTCTCAACCACGTTACCTTCCCACCTCTAGATGACAAGGTGGAGCAGAAGGTGAAGGGCGGCCTGACAGGCTACATCAAGGGCATCTTTGGCTTTGGCAGCTAA
- the srp68 gene encoding signal recognition particle subunit SRP68 isoform X2 — protein MATDKQNEAKLSSLDENKENSPDGGIGLEILQIIKESQQLHGLRHGDYQRYRGYCSRRLRRLRKTLGFKMGNRHKFVGKKINVEMLSDSRYLLLVLMEAERAWSYAMQLKQEANTEPRKRFHLLARLRKAAKHSEKLEKLCESPNVDAKTKLEAQAYTAYLSGMVEFELQEWKRAMEAFNKCKTIYEKLASAFTEDLAALYRQRVDEISPNIRYCAYNIGDQNAINDLMQMRLTGGGGGMMAEKLESLITQARTKQAATMSEVEWRGRSVPVKIDKARIFLLGLADNEAAIAQAANEETKEHLYETLLAECRDTIQAVREELKTEAKQRERSTDGDNSKVSNMQFLHSYLTYIKLCTLVKRNESMAHTLQAKLKEPEADENKRGPRPQDLIRLYDIILQSLAELSSLQGLEDDHTFQKEVSLKTLAYKAYRCFYIAQSYVLVKKWSEALVLYERVLKYAKEVQSKAKSMNNSFKDLPDVQELIAEVNAEKYSLQAAAILDTDDTVEVPAPQQVKDNTPLCDRLETFRLDPSLVGKQPNLVHFPPDFQPIPCKPLFFDLALNHVTFPPLDDKVEQKVKGGLTGYIKGIFGFGS, from the exons ATGGCTACAGACAAGCAAAACGAAGCGAAACTTTCATCTTTggatgaaaataaagaaaattcgCCGGATGGAGGAATTGGACTCGAAA TCTTGCAAATCATTAAGGAGTCCCAGCAGCTGCATGGTCTCAGACATGGAGACTACCAAAGATACAG GGGCTACTGCTCTCGCAGACTGCGCCGTCTACGGAAGACCCTTGGGTTCAAGATGGGAAACCGACACAAGTTTgtcgggaaaaaaataaatgttgaaatgcTCTCTGATAGCAG GTATTTACTGCTGGTTTTGATGGAGGCAGAGCGCGCGTGGAGCTACGCCATGCAGTTGAAGCAGGAGGCAAACACGGAGCCGCGCAAGCGCTTCCACCTGCTGGCTCGTCTCCGCAAAGCCGCTAAGCACAGCGAGAAGCTGGAGAAGCTCTGTGAGAGCCCCAATGTTGATGCCAAGACTAAACTGGAAGCACAG GCCTACACAGCGTACCTGTCTGGCATGGTAGAATTTGAACTGCAGGAGTGGAAGCGTGCCATGGAGGCTTTCAACAAGTGCAA gaccaTCTATGAGAAGCTGGCCAGTGCATTCACTGAGGATCTCGCGGCGTTGTATCGCCAGCGTGTCGATGAAATATCACCTAACATCCGCTACTGCGCTTACAACATAG GTGACCAGAATGCCATCAATGACCTGATGCAGATGAGACTgactggaggaggtggtggcaTGATGGCTGAAAAACTCGAG TCCCTGATCACTCAAGCAAGAACCAAGCAGGCGGCCACCATGAGCGAGGTGGAGTGGAGAGGACGCAGTGTGCCTGTCAAGATTGACAAGGCCCGCATCTTCCTTTTGGGTCTGGCTGACAACGAGGCAGCCATTGCTCAG GCAGCCAATGAGGAGACCAAAGAGCATCTGTATGAGACGCTGCTGGCTGAGTGCAGGGACACCATCCAAGCTGTGCGAGAGGAGCTCAAGACTGAGGCG AAGCAGCGGGAGAGGAGCACTGATGGCGACAATAGCAAAGTGTCCAATATGCAATTCCTGCACAG CTACCTGACCTACATCAAGCTCTGCACGCTGGTGAAGAGAAATGAGAGCATGGCGCACACCCTGCAGGCCAAGCTGAAGGAACCCGAGGCGGATGAGAACAAGAGGGGCCCCCGCCCACAAGACCTCATCCGCCTTTATGACATCATCTTGCAG AGTCTGGCTGAACTCTCCTCCCTGCAAGGTCTGGAGGATGATCACACCTTCCAGAAGGAGGTGTCCCTCAAGACTCTGGCctacaaagcctatag ATGTTTCTATATAGCCCAGTCTTATGTTCTGGTAAAGAAGTGGAGTGAGGCTTTGGTTCTGTATGAGAGGGTGCTGAAGTACGCCAAGGAGGTTCAGTCAAAGGCCAAGAGCATGAACAACAGCTTCAAG gaTCTCCCTGATGTTCAAGAGCTCATCGCTGAAGTCAATGCAGAGAAATACTCTCTCCAAGCAGCTGCTATTTTAG ACACTGATGACACGGTTGAAGTTCCTGCTCCACAGCAAGTCAAAGACAATACG CCTCTCTGCGACCGTTTGGAGACATTCCGCCTGGATCCCTCCCTTGTTGGAAAACAGCCCAACCTGGTCCATTTCCCGCCCGACTTCCAGCCGATTCCCTGCAAACCTTTGTTCTTTGATCTAGCTCTCAACCACGTTACCTTCCCACCTCTAGATGACAAGGTGGAGCAGAAGGTGAAGGGCGGCCTGACAGGCTACATCAAGGGCATCTTTGGCTTTGGCAGCTAA